A single region of the Salarchaeum japonicum genome encodes:
- a CDS encoding FecCD family ABC transporter permease yields the protein MSKVSDSLAEGRARWNDWYATSRLAVIALASVLVLIAATILQVSFGAFPLTLAEAWHTVFDPEVVFSVEVWRSFLLTGGVPDWFSQRQLIVWNIRLPRIIVGVLVGANLAVSGAIFQIITRNELASPYVLGISDGAGLVVLVTLTFMTSLLPVMPVLAAVGGTVAFLIVYLIAWKNGTSPVRLVLAGVVVGTVFGSVQRALFFFIDDLSVVMSAQAWLAGSLLGTDWEQVRIALPFTVVALVLAFAVSRQLDVLLLGEDTASALGMPVERVRFAVAGIAILSTAAAIAVAGLVGFVGLIVPHMVRNLVGNDSKRLLAGCLFLGPALLVGADVGARLALSPVQLPVGIITGLVGGPYFLYLMRKKEDLGSV from the coding sequence ATGAGCAAGGTTTCTGATTCGCTCGCGGAGGGCCGCGCACGCTGGAACGACTGGTACGCGACCTCCCGGCTCGCCGTCATCGCGCTCGCCAGCGTGCTCGTCCTGATCGCAGCGACGATTCTCCAGGTGAGCTTCGGCGCGTTCCCCCTGACGCTCGCCGAAGCGTGGCACACCGTCTTCGACCCCGAGGTCGTGTTCAGCGTCGAAGTGTGGCGGTCGTTCCTCCTCACGGGCGGCGTGCCGGACTGGTTCAGTCAGCGACAGCTCATCGTCTGGAACATCCGCCTCCCGCGCATCATCGTCGGCGTCCTCGTCGGCGCGAACCTCGCGGTCTCCGGCGCGATCTTCCAGATAATCACGCGGAACGAACTCGCGAGCCCCTACGTGCTCGGCATCAGCGACGGCGCTGGGCTCGTCGTCCTCGTCACGCTGACGTTCATGACGAGCCTCCTGCCCGTGATGCCGGTGCTCGCCGCCGTCGGCGGCACCGTCGCGTTCCTCATCGTCTACCTCATCGCGTGGAAGAACGGCACCAGCCCCGTCCGCCTCGTCCTCGCCGGTGTCGTCGTCGGCACCGTCTTCGGTTCCGTCCAGCGCGCGCTCTTCTTCTTCATCGACGACCTCAGCGTCGTGATGTCCGCGCAGGCGTGGCTCGCCGGCTCACTCCTCGGCACCGACTGGGAGCAAGTCCGCATCGCGCTCCCGTTCACCGTCGTCGCGCTCGTGCTCGCGTTCGCCGTCTCACGCCAGCTCGACGTCCTCCTGCTCGGCGAGGACACCGCGAGCGCGCTCGGAATGCCCGTCGAACGCGTCCGGTTCGCGGTCGCCGGCATCGCAATCCTCTCCACCGCGGCCGCAATCGCCGTGGCGGGTCTCGTCGGATTCGTCGGCCTCATCGTCCCTCACATGGTTCGGAACCTCGTCGGAAACGACTCGAAACGCCTTCTCGCGGGCTGTCTGTTCCTCGGGCCGGCGCTCCTCGTCGGCGCGGACGTCGGCGCGCGACTCGCACTGAGTCCCGTCCAACTCCCCGTCGGCATCATCACCGGCCTCGTCGGCGGCCCCTACTTCCTCTACCTCATGCGGAAGAAGGAAGACCTCGGGTCAGTATGA
- a CDS encoding ABC transporter ATP-binding protein codes for MTGNDDSAEFRATDLVIGYPGLDDPVIDGETIEVPPGEITALIGPNGSGKSTLLGGLANQIPPDDGTVLVDGREVASMESKELARHLGLLAQQNTSPDGISVENLVERGRYPHQGFFGSSTPEDEQAVDDAIELAGIEHLRERALDSLSGGQRQLVWIAMVLAQDTDVLLLDEPTTFLDLHHQLDVMTIVESLRDDSEMTVVVVLHDVEQAARYADNVVALRDGRVHAHGSPADVVTADLLADVFGVDAAVLDTEYGRKIVPLDPLDSRESEEAGE; via the coding sequence ATGACCGGGAACGACGACTCGGCCGAGTTCCGCGCGACCGACCTCGTCATCGGCTATCCCGGTCTCGACGACCCCGTCATCGACGGCGAGACCATCGAAGTCCCTCCCGGCGAGATAACCGCGCTTATCGGCCCCAACGGTAGCGGGAAGAGCACGCTCCTCGGCGGTCTCGCGAACCAGATACCGCCCGACGACGGCACCGTCCTCGTGGACGGTCGCGAGGTCGCGTCGATGGAGTCGAAAGAACTCGCGCGCCACCTCGGACTGCTCGCCCAGCAGAACACGTCGCCGGACGGAATCAGCGTCGAGAACCTCGTAGAACGCGGCCGGTACCCGCATCAGGGGTTCTTCGGGTCGTCCACGCCCGAAGACGAGCAGGCCGTCGACGACGCTATCGAACTCGCCGGTATCGAACACCTCCGCGAGCGCGCACTCGACAGCCTGAGCGGTGGACAGCGCCAGCTCGTCTGGATTGCGATGGTGCTCGCGCAGGACACCGACGTGCTCTTGCTGGACGAACCGACGACGTTCCTCGACCTCCACCACCAGCTCGACGTGATGACCATCGTGGAGTCGCTCCGGGACGACAGCGAGATGACCGTCGTCGTCGTGCTGCACGACGTGGAACAGGCCGCGCGATACGCCGATAACGTCGTCGCGCTCCGCGACGGCCGCGTCCACGCGCACGGTTCGCCCGCCGATGTCGTTACGGCGGACTTGCTCGCGGACGTGTTCGGTGTGGATGCTGCAGTACTCGACACCGAATACGGCCGCAAAATCGTCCCACTCGACCCGCTCGATTCGAGAGAGTCCGAGGAGGCGGGGGAGTAG
- a CDS encoding metal-dependent transcriptional regulator, which yields MNGDAPYLLAVYILSEQHGPPVGTSAVAELLDRSPSTVTEQFKHLDRDGLVHHEPYAGATLTEEGRERAAALHEAYVTVSWFYRSVLDLDSREADAMEVASLLSPDVADRLATMLPYDPTEGS from the coding sequence ATGAACGGGGACGCGCCCTACCTGCTCGCCGTCTACATCCTCTCGGAACAGCACGGCCCGCCGGTCGGGACGAGCGCCGTCGCGGAGTTGCTCGACCGCTCGCCGTCCACCGTCACGGAACAGTTCAAACACCTCGACCGGGACGGCCTCGTCCACCACGAACCCTACGCGGGCGCGACCCTCACCGAGGAGGGTCGGGAGCGCGCGGCCGCGCTCCACGAGGCCTACGTCACCGTCTCCTGGTTCTACCGGAGCGTCCTCGACCTCGACTCCCGGGAGGCCGACGCGATGGAGGTCGCGAGCCTCCTCAGCCCCGACGTGGCCGACCGACTCGCCACGATGCTCCCATACGACCCGACCGAAGGGTCGTAG
- a CDS encoding DUF2240 family protein: protein MSLRVTVAAPFKQRGKARIGEHEFVVALSLDRDWLSPDQAKRVIDIATGEGLVSRDDGDLIADFDLDSVEVPEEFSPDESVFRERSAFERAVEALEAEGMEKQAVVAGVNELQQELGITADAAAVVYARREGVDVDDAAAKAREGL from the coding sequence ATGAGTCTGCGCGTGACGGTGGCGGCCCCGTTCAAACAGCGGGGGAAGGCCCGTATCGGCGAGCACGAGTTCGTGGTGGCGCTCTCGCTCGACCGGGACTGGCTGTCGCCCGACCAGGCGAAGCGCGTCATCGACATCGCGACGGGCGAGGGGCTGGTGTCGCGGGACGACGGCGACCTCATCGCGGATTTCGACCTCGATTCGGTCGAGGTGCCGGAGGAGTTCTCGCCGGACGAGTCGGTGTTCCGGGAGCGCTCGGCGTTCGAGCGCGCGGTGGAGGCGCTGGAGGCGGAGGGCATGGAGAAGCAGGCGGTCGTCGCTGGCGTGAACGAACTCCAGCAGGAACTCGGTATCACGGCGGACGCGGCGGCGGTGGTGTACGCGCGACGCGAGGGCGTGGACGTGGACGACGCGGCCGCGAAGGCCCGGGAGGGACTCTGA
- a CDS encoding 30S ribosomal protein S8e → MQYQGRSKRTKTGGRTRPHSKKKKNELGRTPTETTVGEPKFRTVDSRGGDEKVRTLSTNVANVTEGGETTHATIEDVVENQANPNYVRRNIITKGALIETDAGTARVTSRPGQEGQVNAVVVED, encoded by the coding sequence ATGCAATACCAGGGCCGCTCCAAGCGCACCAAAACGGGTGGGCGAACCCGACCGCACAGCAAGAAGAAGAAGAACGAACTCGGCCGCACCCCCACCGAGACCACCGTCGGCGAACCCAAGTTCCGCACCGTGGACTCCCGCGGCGGCGACGAGAAGGTTCGCACGCTCTCCACGAACGTCGCGAACGTCACCGAGGGCGGCGAGACCACGCACGCCACCATCGAGGACGTCGTCGAGAACCAGGCGAACCCGAACTACGTCCGCCGGAACATCATCACCAAGGGCGCGCTCATCGAGACGGACGCCGGCACCGCCCGCGTCACCTCCCGCCCCGGCCAGGAAGGCCAGGTCAACGCCGTCGTCGTCGAAGACTAA
- a CDS encoding CDC48 family AAA ATPase, translating to MNEVQLEVAKAYPNDSGRGIARLDPDTLLHLKLSPGDIIEIEGAETTAAKVWRADRQDWNTDTVRIDGFTRQNADVGIGERVKIRKAEAEKADKLVLAPPEEASVQFGSDAAGMVKRQILKRPVVARDIVPVMSSTNHPFMRSPGQAIPLIAVETEPEGVCLVTEDTEVELREEPISGFERTGGGITYEDIGGLQNEIQRVREMVELPMKHPQIFQKLGIEPPQGVLLHGPPGTGKTLLAKAVANETSASFFSIAGPEIISKYYGESEQQLREIFEDAKDDSPSIIFIDELDSIAPKREDVTGEVERRVVAQLLTMMDGLEGRGQVIVIAATNRVDAVDPALRRPGRFDREIEIGVPDEVGREEILKIHTRGMPLSDDVNLGNLADDTHGFVGADIESLTKEAAMRALRRYLPEIDLDEEDIPPSLIDRMIVKRQDFRGALNEVEPSAMREVLVELPKISWDDVGGLTDAKQQVQESIEWPLNSPEKFGRMGVEPPSGVLLYGPPGTGKTLMAKAVANETNANFISVRGPQLLSKWVGESEKAIRQTFRKARQVSPTIIFFDELDSLAPGRGQNAGNNVSERVVNQLLTELDGLEDMEDVMVIGATNRPDIIDPALIRSGRFDRMVMVGQPDIEGRERILRIHTDDTPLAPDVSLRELAEITDGYVGSDLANIAREAAIEALREDDDATDVGMRHFRKAMENVRPTITDDLLAYYEDVEEQFKGGQTAEQRREGGHIGFQ from the coding sequence ATGAACGAAGTCCAACTCGAGGTCGCGAAAGCCTACCCGAACGACTCGGGCCGGGGCATCGCGCGCCTCGACCCCGACACGCTACTCCACCTGAAGCTCAGCCCGGGCGACATCATCGAGATCGAGGGCGCGGAGACCACGGCCGCGAAGGTCTGGCGCGCCGACCGCCAGGACTGGAACACCGACACCGTCCGCATCGACGGATTCACCCGGCAGAACGCGGACGTCGGCATCGGCGAACGCGTCAAGATTCGGAAGGCCGAGGCGGAGAAGGCGGACAAGCTCGTGCTCGCGCCGCCCGAGGAGGCCTCCGTCCAGTTCGGGTCGGACGCCGCCGGCATGGTCAAACGCCAGATTCTGAAGCGGCCGGTCGTCGCCCGCGACATCGTCCCCGTCATGTCGTCGACGAACCACCCGTTCATGCGCTCGCCGGGCCAGGCGATTCCGCTCATCGCCGTCGAGACCGAACCCGAGGGCGTCTGCCTTGTCACCGAGGACACAGAGGTGGAACTCCGCGAGGAACCCATCAGCGGGTTCGAGCGCACCGGCGGCGGCATCACGTACGAGGACATCGGCGGCCTCCAGAACGAGATTCAGCGCGTCCGGGAGATGGTCGAACTCCCGATGAAGCACCCCCAGATATTCCAGAAGCTCGGCATCGAGCCGCCGCAGGGCGTGCTCCTGCACGGCCCGCCCGGAACGGGGAAGACCCTGCTCGCGAAGGCGGTGGCGAACGAGACGAGCGCCTCGTTCTTCTCCATCGCCGGCCCCGAAATCATCTCGAAGTACTACGGGGAGTCCGAACAGCAGTTGCGGGAGATATTCGAGGACGCGAAGGACGACTCGCCGTCCATCATCTTCATCGACGAACTCGACTCCATCGCGCCGAAGCGCGAGGACGTGACGGGCGAAGTCGAGCGCCGCGTCGTCGCCCAGCTGTTGACGATGATGGACGGGCTCGAAGGCCGCGGCCAGGTCATCGTCATCGCGGCCACCAACCGCGTTGACGCCGTCGACCCCGCGCTCCGCCGGCCCGGCCGGTTCGACCGCGAAATCGAAATCGGCGTCCCCGACGAGGTCGGCCGCGAGGAAATCCTGAAAATCCACACGCGCGGCATGCCGCTGTCCGACGACGTGAACCTCGGGAACCTCGCGGACGACACGCACGGCTTCGTCGGCGCGGACATCGAGAGCCTCACGAAGGAAGCCGCGATGCGCGCGCTCCGGCGCTACCTCCCCGAAATCGACCTCGACGAGGAGGACATCCCGCCGAGCCTCATCGACCGCATGATCGTGAAGCGCCAGGACTTCCGCGGCGCGCTCAACGAGGTCGAGCCCTCCGCGATGCGGGAAGTCCTCGTCGAACTCCCGAAGATATCGTGGGACGACGTGGGCGGCCTCACCGACGCGAAACAGCAGGTGCAGGAGTCCATCGAGTGGCCGCTCAACTCCCCCGAGAAGTTCGGGCGGATGGGCGTCGAACCGCCGAGCGGCGTCCTCCTCTACGGCCCGCCCGGCACGGGGAAGACCCTGATGGCGAAAGCCGTCGCGAACGAGACGAACGCGAACTTCATCAGCGTCAGGGGACCCCAGCTCCTCTCGAAGTGGGTGGGCGAGTCGGAGAAGGCGATTCGGCAGACCTTCCGGAAGGCCCGGCAGGTCAGCCCGACCATCATCTTCTTCGACGAACTCGACAGCCTCGCGCCCGGCCGCGGCCAGAACGCCGGGAACAACGTCTCAGAGCGCGTCGTCAACCAACTCCTCACCGAACTCGACGGCCTCGAAGACATGGAGGACGTGATGGTCATCGGCGCGACCAACCGCCCCGACATCATCGACCCCGCGCTCATCCGCTCCGGGCGCTTCGACCGCATGGTGATGGTCGGCCAGCCCGACATCGAGGGCCGCGAACGCATCCTCCGCATCCACACCGACGACACCCCGCTCGCGCCCGACGTGAGCCTCCGCGAACTCGCCGAGATAACTGATGGGTACGTCGGCTCGGACCTCGCGAACATCGCGCGCGAAGCCGCCATCGAAGCGCTCCGCGAGGACGACGACGCCACCGACGTCGGCATGCGGCACTTCCGGAAAGCCATGGAGAACGTCCGCCCCACCATCACCGACGACCTCCTCGCCTACTACGAGGACGTCGAAGAGCAGTTCAAGGGCGGTCAGACCGCCGAACAGCGCCGGGAAGGCGGCCACATCGGCTTCCAATAA
- the radB gene encoding DNA repair and recombination protein RadB: MTDSALTTGCGALDDLLGGGFERGTVTQLYGPPGAGKTNVALSAAVEAAADGDTVVYVDTEGLSVDRFRDVLEANASDPDAASSRIVVSEAHDFDEQAEAVRDASEFAPDASLIVLDSATGFYRLRRADDEEAGDALRQVAKQVTHLLSLARKHDLAVVLTNQVYTDPDSDTSRPLGGHTLQHWTGTVVRLDRFKGDRRRATLEKHRAKPEGDRAQFRITNDGIESVT, encoded by the coding sequence GTGACCGACTCCGCTCTCACCACGGGGTGCGGCGCGCTCGACGACCTGCTCGGCGGCGGGTTCGAGCGCGGCACCGTCACCCAACTCTACGGCCCGCCGGGTGCCGGGAAGACGAACGTCGCGCTCTCCGCCGCGGTCGAGGCCGCCGCCGACGGCGACACCGTCGTCTACGTGGACACGGAAGGCCTCTCCGTCGACCGCTTCCGGGACGTGCTGGAGGCGAACGCGAGCGACCCGGACGCCGCGTCCTCGCGCATCGTCGTCTCCGAAGCCCACGACTTCGACGAACAGGCGGAGGCGGTGCGGGACGCGAGCGAGTTCGCGCCCGACGCCAGCCTCATCGTCCTGGACTCCGCGACCGGGTTCTACCGGCTCCGCCGCGCCGACGACGAGGAGGCCGGGGACGCGCTCCGACAGGTCGCGAAACAGGTGACGCACCTGCTGTCGCTCGCGCGCAAGCACGACCTCGCCGTCGTCCTCACGAACCAGGTGTACACCGACCCCGACTCCGACACCAGTCGCCCGCTCGGCGGCCACACCCTCCAGCACTGGACGGGAACCGTGGTTCGCCTCGACCGATTCAAGGGCGACCGCCGCCGCGCCACGTTAGAGAAGCACCGCGCGAAACCCGAGGGCGACCGCGCACAGTTCCGCATCACGAACGACGGCATCGAGAGCGTCACATGA
- a CDS encoding GNAT family N-acetyltransferase has translation MEVRRLASPDDLAGLQRVNALAWRAAYSGLVPESVLDSLSTDVSDDTAERRFEELRDADGRVFVAERNDAIVGYARVRWTDTERFVNPGEAGLTELYVHPDHWQEGIGTALLDRVLDSLPDDTDALVLEALAGNERAQAFSTRRGFVHAGSRTAEFAGDELETAIYRRDL, from the coding sequence ATGGAGGTTCGACGCCTCGCGTCCCCCGACGACCTCGCCGGACTCCAGCGCGTGAACGCGCTCGCGTGGCGGGCCGCCTACAGCGGTCTCGTCCCGGAGTCGGTTCTCGACTCGCTCTCCACTGACGTTTCCGACGACACTGCGGAACGGCGCTTCGAGGAACTCAGAGACGCCGACGGACGGGTGTTCGTCGCGGAGCGGAACGACGCCATCGTCGGGTACGCCCGCGTCCGCTGGACGGACACCGAGCGGTTCGTCAATCCCGGGGAAGCCGGCCTGACGGAACTCTACGTCCACCCCGACCACTGGCAGGAGGGCATCGGAACGGCGCTCCTCGACCGCGTCCTCGACAGCCTCCCCGACGACACGGACGCGCTCGTGCTGGAAGCCCTCGCGGGCAACGAACGCGCCCAGGCCTTCTCCACCCGCCGCGGGTTCGTCCACGCCGGCAGCCGCACCGCCGAATTCGCGGGCGACGAACTCGAAACCGCAATCTACCGACGAGACCTGTAA
- a CDS encoding CBS domain-containing protein, whose product MDISDIATQDYVSVDAEKRMGKVRSLFEEENPKGIIVTHAGGAEFEGVITQKQLLSSHIEDDTRVSSLTNPSSHSVPKLDRTENVRDVARKLVEGNTKVAPVFEADQLWGVVTEDLILEAVLDNLDALTVDQIFSEDIVTIDEDANIGTVINRLRENSISRLPVLDEDGFLTGIVTVHDLVDFIVRDVDKTTRGDRRGEMERLLDLPVYDVMSSPVTTIHPGDSVEDAVRTMLDDDIAGLVVTPEDDERVVGGILTKTDVLRALSYTEEERMDVQITNIDLLDTIGREDVREGIEDITQKYSDMHVQHAHVRFHEHKERLRGTPLIYCQIRLRTNKGQAAGTGEGYGADNALNLALDHLERNVLELKGIQADEEYKGQLLRKLNEL is encoded by the coding sequence ATGGATATCTCCGACATCGCGACGCAGGACTACGTCTCGGTCGACGCCGAAAAACGAATGGGGAAAGTGCGCTCGCTCTTCGAGGAGGAGAACCCCAAGGGCATCATCGTCACGCACGCCGGCGGCGCTGAATTCGAGGGCGTTATCACCCAGAAACAACTCCTCTCCTCCCACATCGAGGACGACACCCGCGTCTCCTCGCTCACCAACCCCTCCAGCCACAGCGTCCCCAAACTCGACCGCACCGAGAACGTCCGGGACGTCGCGCGCAAACTCGTTGAGGGGAACACGAAAGTCGCGCCCGTCTTCGAAGCCGACCAGCTCTGGGGCGTCGTCACCGAAGACCTCATCCTCGAAGCCGTCCTCGACAACCTCGACGCGCTCACCGTCGACCAGATCTTCAGCGAGGACATCGTCACCATCGACGAGGACGCCAACATCGGCACTGTCATCAACCGCCTCCGCGAGAACTCCATCAGCCGCCTCCCCGTCCTCGACGAAGACGGCTTCCTCACCGGCATCGTCACCGTCCACGACCTCGTGGACTTCATCGTCCGCGACGTCGACAAGACCACGCGCGGCGACCGCCGCGGCGAGATGGAACGCCTCCTCGACCTCCCCGTCTACGACGTGATGTCCAGCCCCGTCACCACCATCCATCCCGGTGACAGCGTCGAGGACGCCGTCCGCACCATGCTCGACGACGACATCGCCGGCCTCGTCGTCACCCCCGAAGACGACGAGCGCGTCGTCGGCGGCATCCTCACCAAGACCGACGTCCTCCGCGCGCTCTCCTACACCGAAGAAGAACGCATGGACGTCCAGATCACGAACATCGACCTCCTCGACACCATCGGACGCGAGGACGTCCGCGAAGGCATCGAGGACATCACCCAGAAGTACAGCGACATGCACGTCCAGCACGCCCACGTGCGCTTCCACGAGCACAAAGAACGCCTCCGCGGCACGCCCCTCATCTACTGCCAGATCCGCCTCCGCACCAACAAAGGCCAGGCCGCCGGCACCGGCGAAGGCTACGGCGCGGACAACGCCCTCAACCTCGCCCTCGACCACCTCGAACGCAACGTCCTCGAACTCAAAGGCATCCAGGCCGACGAAGAGTACAAGGGACAGCTCCTCCGCAAACTGAACGAGCTCTAG
- a CDS encoding FAD-dependent oxidoreductase, translating into MRRVAVVRNTHTCLGRPKIMSGSTPSVVVVGGGPAGCATGVFTARYGLETTILDRGSSSLRRAAFVENYLGFPAGIDPETFYDLAHDHAREAGCDLVEDMVVEVTDASEGFRVETQDDRVLDADFVVAATKYDWQYLDALPVDFVDDGEYEQFDSSLVEQDGATPLDGLYVAGPNAGVPDQVLVAAGHGAHVGRAIIADVRRADGYEGTFAEHYDWLRREENLTGEWATRERWQEYLDDAPDAPDDDELRERYIDDRFAKYLDEDEREERKRNAHRRLADHLDLGEELTD; encoded by the coding sequence GTGCGGCGCGTCGCTGTAGTCCGAAACACCCATACTTGTTTAGGCAGACCTAAAATTATGAGTGGCTCCACGCCCAGCGTCGTGGTGGTCGGCGGCGGCCCCGCCGGCTGCGCGACCGGCGTCTTCACCGCCCGCTACGGCCTCGAAACGACGATACTCGACCGCGGAAGCTCCTCCCTCCGTCGCGCCGCGTTCGTCGAGAACTACCTCGGCTTCCCCGCCGGCATCGACCCCGAGACCTTCTACGACCTCGCGCACGACCACGCGCGCGAAGCGGGCTGCGACCTCGTCGAGGACATGGTGGTCGAGGTGACGGACGCGAGCGAGGGCTTCCGCGTCGAGACGCAGGACGACCGCGTCCTCGACGCCGACTTCGTCGTCGCCGCGACGAAGTACGACTGGCAGTACCTCGACGCCCTCCCCGTGGACTTCGTCGATGACGGCGAGTACGAGCAGTTCGACTCCTCGCTCGTCGAACAGGACGGCGCGACCCCCCTCGACGGCCTGTACGTCGCCGGGCCGAACGCCGGCGTCCCCGACCAGGTTCTCGTCGCCGCCGGCCACGGCGCGCACGTCGGCCGCGCCATCATCGCGGACGTCCGCCGCGCCGACGGCTACGAGGGAACGTTCGCCGAGCACTACGACTGGCTCCGCCGCGAGGAGAACCTCACCGGCGAGTGGGCGACCCGCGAACGCTGGCAGGAGTACCTCGACGACGCCCCCGACGCGCCCGACGACGACGAACTCCGCGAGCGCTACATCGACGACCGCTTCGCGAAGTACCTCGACGAGGACGAACGCGAAGAACGCAAACGGAACGCGCACCGCCGCCTCGCAGACCACCTCGACCTCGGGGAGGAACTCACGGACTGA
- a CDS encoding DUF1684 domain-containing protein, with protein sequence MDYTERIERERAEKDEYFAEHPRSPIPMGEREDFDGLDYYDPDPTYRFELELREFDDHDTIHVETTQDGEQTYHRWGEFEFDLDGDTHTLTAYRRDPGEKQLWVPFRDETNGDTTYPAGRYLDLDSDFENEGVWLLDFNRAYSPFCAYSDAYECPLVPFENHLDTRIEAGERYENTD encoded by the coding sequence ATGGACTACACGGAGCGAATCGAGCGCGAGCGCGCCGAGAAGGACGAGTACTTCGCGGAACACCCGCGCTCGCCGATTCCGATGGGCGAACGCGAGGACTTTGACGGCCTCGACTACTACGACCCCGACCCGACCTATCGCTTCGAACTCGAACTCCGCGAGTTCGACGACCACGACACCATCCATGTCGAAACCACGCAGGACGGCGAACAGACCTACCACCGCTGGGGCGAGTTCGAATTCGACCTCGACGGCGACACCCACACTCTCACCGCCTACCGCCGCGACCCCGGCGAAAAACAGCTCTGGGTGCCCTTCCGTGACGAGACGAACGGCGACACCACCTATCCCGCCGGCCGCTACCTCGACCTCGACAGCGACTTCGAGAACGAGGGCGTCTGGCTCCTCGACTTCAACCGCGCCTACAGCCCCTTCTGCGCGTACTCGGACGCCTACGAATGCCCGCTTGTCCCCTTCGAGAACCACCTCGACACCCGCATCGAAGCCGGCGAACGCTACGAAAACACCGACTAA
- the trpD gene encoding anthranilate phosphoribosyltransferase has protein sequence MQDYIRRVTDGDDLSLDDARSAASAVFEDATDAQIGALLAGLRAKGETEDEIAGFAQGMRDAARTIDPDRSPLVDTCGTGGDDYDTINVSTTTALVVAGAGVPVAKHGNYSVSSSSGSSDVLEEVGVDLDASPAAVEDRIEDDGIGYMHAPAFHPAMKAVIGPRRELGMRTIFNVLGPLTNPAGADAQLMGVYDPDLVPLLANALTRMPTERALVVYGNGLDEIAIHDETVVAEVRDGTVEEYTLTPADMGLDRAPIEAIEGGTPAENADDLRGIVEGVVTGPKRDVILANAGAAIYVAGEADSIEAGVDRAREAIDSGAAAETLATLRASK, from the coding sequence ATGCAGGACTACATTCGACGCGTGACGGACGGCGACGACCTCTCACTGGACGACGCTCGGAGCGCCGCGTCCGCGGTGTTCGAGGACGCCACGGACGCCCAGATCGGCGCGCTGCTCGCCGGACTCCGCGCGAAGGGCGAGACCGAGGACGAAATCGCGGGGTTCGCGCAGGGCATGCGGGACGCCGCGCGCACCATCGACCCCGACCGAAGCCCGCTCGTGGACACCTGCGGCACCGGCGGCGACGACTACGACACCATCAACGTCTCCACCACCACGGCGCTCGTCGTCGCGGGAGCGGGCGTCCCCGTCGCCAAACACGGCAACTACTCTGTCTCCTCCTCCTCCGGCAGTTCGGACGTGCTGGAGGAGGTCGGCGTCGACCTCGACGCCAGCCCCGCCGCCGTCGAAGACCGCATCGAGGACGACGGCATCGGCTACATGCACGCGCCCGCGTTCCACCCCGCGATGAAGGCCGTCATCGGCCCCCGCCGCGAACTCGGGATGCGCACCATCTTCAACGTCCTCGGCCCGCTCACGAACCCCGCGGGCGCGGACGCCCAACTGATGGGCGTCTACGACCCCGACCTCGTCCCCCTGCTCGCGAACGCGCTCACCCGGATGCCGACCGAGCGCGCGCTCGTCGTCTACGGGAACGGCCTCGACGAAATCGCGATTCACGACGAAACCGTCGTCGCGGAAGTCCGGGACGGAACCGTGGAGGAGTACACGCTCACGCCCGCCGACATGGGGCTCGACCGCGCCCCCATCGAGGCGATTGAGGGCGGGACGCCCGCGGAGAACGCCGACGACCTCCGGGGAATCGTCGAGGGCGTCGTCACCGGCCCGAAGCGCGACGTGATTCTCGCGAACGCGGGCGCGGCCATCTACGTCGCCGGCGAAGCCGACAGCATCGAGGCGGGCGTCGACCGCGCGCGCGAGGCCATCGACTCCGGCGCGGCCGCCGAGACGCTCGCGACACTCCGGGCGTCGAAATGA